The Ranitomeya imitator isolate aRanImi1 chromosome 8, aRanImi1.pri, whole genome shotgun sequence genome window below encodes:
- the TNNC1 gene encoding troponin C, slow skeletal and cardiac muscles — translation MDDIYKAAVEQLTDEQKNEFRAAFDIFVQDAEDGCISTKELGKVMRMLGQNPTPEELQEMIDEVDEDGSGTVDFDEFLVMMVRCMKDDSKGKSEEELSDLFRMFDKNADGYIDLEELKNMLEATGETITEDDIEELMKDGDKNNDGKIDYDEFLEFMKGVE, via the exons ATGGACGACATCTACAAGGCAGCG GTTGAACAACTTACAGACGAGCAAAAAAACG aatTCAGAGCAGCTTTTGATATTTTCGTCCAAGATGCGGAGGACGGATGCATCAGCACAAAGGAGCTGGGCAAAGTGATGAGAATGCTGGGACAGAACCCCACCCCCGAGGAGCTGCAGGAGATGATAGACGAGGTGGATGAGGATG GCAGCGGCACTGTGGACTTCGATGAGTTTCTGGTCATGATGGTTCGGTGCATGAAAGACGACAGTAAAGGGAAATCCGAGGAGGAGCTGTCAGATCTCTTCCGCATGTTCGACAA AAATGCCGACGGATACATTGACCTGGAGGAGCTGAAGAACATGCTGGAAGCGACCGGCGAGACCATAACCGAGGACGACATCGAGGAGCTGATGAAAGACGGCGACAAAAACAATGACGGCAAAATCGATTACGACG AATTTCTAGAGTTCATGAAAGGAGTCGAATAA